In a genomic window of Zingiber officinale cultivar Zhangliang chromosome 9B, Zo_v1.1, whole genome shotgun sequence:
- the LOC122022853 gene encoding uncharacterized protein LOC122022853 — MEYYLQTQLEIWMIIKTDILLPLDGTGKPVSCENWDASLIKKVEANAKVTCTLQCGLTKEELNRVGSFSSAKELWEKLIELHEGTFDMKDGESASQLHARIQDLLNSLHAIGQKMENRDIIRYKQNVGSKSKA, encoded by the exons ATGGAATATTACCTCCAAACCCAACTCGAGatatggatgatcatcaaaactgaCATCCTACTCCCACTCGACGGCACTGGAAAACCAGTATCTTGtgagaactgggacgcaagtCTGATAAAGAAGGTCGAGGCCAACGCTAAAGTGACATGCACTCTTCAATGTggtttaacaaaggaggagctaaaccgagtAGGGTCATTCTCAAGtgcgaaagaactatgggagaagctgatcgagctccATGAGGGAACTTTCGACatgaaa gatgGTGAATCTGCGAGTCAACTACATGCACGTATCCAAGACCTTCTCAATAGTCTCCATGCAATTGGACAAAAGATGGAAAATCGCGACAttatcag